In Candidatus Neomarinimicrobiota bacterium, the following are encoded in one genomic region:
- a CDS encoding SelT/SelW/SelH family protein: MANEILEKYGNDVKELTLIPSGGGVFEIINNGNLIFSKKSLDRFPADGEVMNLIESG, translated from the coding sequence TTGGCGAACGAAATTCTTGAAAAGTACGGTAACGATGTTAAAGAACTTACTTTAATCCCTTCTGGAGGAGGTGTATTTGAGATTATTAATAATGGTAACCTCATCTTCTCCAAGAAAAGTCTGGACCGCTTTCCTGCTGATGGGGAAGTCATGAATCTGATTGAATCCGGTTAA